In Zingiber officinale cultivar Zhangliang chromosome 3B, Zo_v1.1, whole genome shotgun sequence, a single window of DNA contains:
- the LOC122054956 gene encoding uncharacterized protein LOC122054956 produces MAESSLPKDLKRGKAIILREERRGEPEEKVPFSSKILEEKLPKGYRPPAIGEYDGSKDLEDHIRKFRNAALLHQYSDAVKCRVFLNTLSGSAQKWFDGLPHGSITCFSDFKIAFLCHFTSNRKYQKTDHCLFALKQGPSEPLRSYIKHFNQVAQDVPAATSEILMSVFSHGLTEGEFFRDLIRNPVRNFDEMLEKAASYINVEEAQAARRKADKPPSSANKSERRVPQPPAQPLPRAQEARPTFHPGQDVRPIPCVAAVHAPRLGPWEPCYCTYHRSHTHATSNYFQFTRDSCHVTELGLRPPELAPQFQRMMEEQRDAAGQASRQRADQGGYGIQQQGRTGEQGEAREVENRGNATIRDIGMIFGGPTDGDSGRAHKSHERQLEIHAVGCSQE; encoded by the coding sequence ATGGCAGAAAGCTCTCTGCCTAAGGATTTGAAAAGGGGAAAGGCTATCATTCTTCGCGAAGAACGTCGGGGGGAGCCAGAAGAAAAAGTGCCCTTCTCTTCTAAGATATTGGAGGAAAAGCTGCCAAAAGGATATAGACCCCCAGCTATTGGGGAATACGATGGCAGCAAAGACCTTGAAGATCACATTCGCAAGTTTAGAAATGCGGCTCTGCTACACCAGTATAGCGACGCCGTTAAATGTCGAGTATTCTTGAATACCCTATCGGGCTCTGCCCAGAAGTGGTTTGATGGACTGCCACATGGGTCCATCACCTGCTTTTCAGATTTCAAGATTGCATTCCTGTGCCATTTCACTAGCAACAGGAAGTATCAAAAGACGGACCACTGCTTGTTTGCTCTCAAGCAAGGGCCCTCTGAGCCATTAAGGAGTTACATCAAACACTTCAATCAAGTAGCCCAGGACGTCCCCGCAGCTACATCAGAAATACTTATGAGCGTATTCTCTCATGGTCTGACAGAAGGAGAATTCTTTAGGGATCTCATCAGAAATCCCGTacggaattttgatgagatgctggAGAAAGCCGCGAgctacatcaatgtggaagaagcgcaggcgGCTCGAAGGAAGGCAGACAAACCACCCTCCTCTGCCAATAAATCGGAGAGAAGAGTACCCCAACCGCCTGCTCAACCTCTCCCGCGCGCTCAGGAAGCCCGACCTACCTTCCACCCCGGTCAGGATGTCCGGCCGATTCCGTGCGTAGCTGCAGTCCATGCCCCCCGACTTGGACCTTGGGAGCCATGCTACTGTACGTACCATCGGTCACACACGCATGCCACCAGCAATTATTTTCAATTCACTCGCGATTCTTGTCATGTTACCGAGCTGGGCTTGCGACCACCCGAGTTAGCTCCTCAGTTCCAAAGAATGATGGAGGAGCAACGTGATGCAGCAGGGCAGGCAAGCAGACAACGGGCAGATCAAGGGGGGTATGGCATACAACAACAAGGACGTACTGgggagcaaggagaagcccgcGAAGTGGAGAATCGGGGCAATGCAACCATCCGGGACATAGGCATGATCTTTGGAGGGCCTACTGATGGAGATTCGGGCAGGGCGCACAAATCCCATGAACGCCAGTTGGAGATTCATGCCGTTGGATGCAGCCAGGAGTAG
- the LOC122054957 gene encoding agamous-like MADS-box protein AGL61, which yields MMMPIRKRKTSMGRQKIEIKRIESEEARQVCFSKRRAGLFKKANELSVLCGAHLAVIVFSPAGKPFSFGHPSVDSVLDRFLPSSAHPTPPPPPPPPPPLSFNDPRVMTVAATALVPELDRQYVELAERLEGERRRKEALEAALLAQRGDFARLMQSSLEELGVAELERLQAALDRLRSDAARRVDQLLTEAQTKRLMLASDLGSVGGGAYLGGGFIAAAAPPQGGNNIDMQAIPAPGQAPTDFGYGYGFSSYLINHS from the coding sequence ATGATGATGCCAATAAGGAAGAGGAAGACGAGCATGGGCCGACAAAAGATCGAGATTAAGCGGATCGAGAGCGAGGAGGCACGTCAAGTGTGCTTCTCCAAGCGTCGCGCCGGACTCTTCAAGAAGGCCAACGAGCTCTCCGTCCTCTGCGGGGCTCACCTCGCCGTAATCGTCTTCTCCCCCGCCGGCAAACCCTTCTCCTTTGGCCACCCCTCAGTCGACTCTGTTCTTGACCGCTTCCTACCCTCGTCGGCCCACcctactcctcctcctcctcctcctcctcctcctcctctctccttCAACGACCCCCGTGTGATGACCGTCGCTGCCACCGCGCTGGTCCCCGAGCTCGACCGGCAGTACGTGGAGCTGGCTGAGCGACTGGAGGGAGAGCGGCGGAGGAAAGAGGCGCTGGAGGCTGCGCTTCTAGCGCAAAGGGGTGACTTTGCCAGGCTCATGCAATCCAGCTTGGAGGAGCTGGGCGTGGCGGAGTTGGAGAGACTGCAGGCCGCGCTAGATAGGCTGCGTTCGGACGCAGCGAGGAGGGTGGACCAGCTGCTGACCGAGGCGCAGACCAAGAGACTAATGTTGGCTAGCGATCTTGGCAGTGTCGGCGGTGGAGCATATCTTGGAGGAGGATTCATTGCTGCGGCGGCGCCACCGCAGGGTGGTAATAATATTGATATGCAGGCGATTCCTGCGCCGGGGCAGGCTCCGACTGATTTTGGTTATGGCTACGGATTTTCTAGTTATTTGATTAATCATAGTTAA
- the LOC122056608 gene encoding BI1-like protein, whose protein sequence is MFGYERVEKGVGGLDVDLEAGGTLYPGLSRGENELRWGFIRKVYGILTAQVILTTAVSAVTVLHRPLNLALISSPGLSLFLALLPFVLLWPLYHYQQKHPLNFVFLGLFTVCLSLSIGVACANTQGRIVLEALILTSAVVASLTGYSFWASRKGKDFSFLGPILFVSLIVLLLTTFIQIFFPLGPASVAVFGGLGALVFSGFIVYDTDNLIKRYTYDEYIWASVILYLDVLNLFLSILNMLKGMQSDG, encoded by the exons ATGTTCGGCTACGAGCGGGTGGAGAAGGGCGTCGGCGGCCTCGATGTCGACCTCGAGGCCGGAGGCACGCTCTACCCGGGCCTCTCCCGCGGCGAGAACGAGCTCCGCTGGGGCTTCATCCGCAAGGTCTACGGCATCCTCACCGCGCAGGTGATCCTCACAACCGCCGTCTCCGCCGTCACCGTCCTCCACCGACCCCTCAATTTGGCCCTCATCTCCAGCCCGGGACTCTCCCTCTTCCTTGCCCTCCTTCCCTTCGTCT TGTTGTGGCCATTGTACCATTATCAGCAAAAGCATCCACTAAACTTTGTGTTTCTTGGACTCTTCACTGTTTGTCTAAGCTTAAGCATCGGCGTGGCCTGTGCTAATACCCAAG GAAGAATTGTCCTGGAAGCATTGATTTTGACCTCAGCTGTGGTTGCATCCTTAACTGGATATTCTTTCTGGGCTTCAAGGAAGGGGAAGGACTTTAGCTTCCTTGGACCAATTTTGTTTGTTAGTCTCATTGTGCTTCTCCTGACCACTTTTATCCAG ATATTCTTCCCGCTTGGTCCAGCCTCAGTTGCAGTATTTGGCGGCCTTGGGGCTCTAGTTTTCTCTGGTTTTATAGTGTACGACACCGACAACCTGATCAAGCGCTACACTTACGATGAGTACATTTGGGCATCCGTTATTCTGTACCTAGACGTTCTCAACCTGTTCCTTTCAATCCTTAACATGCTCAAAGGCATGCAATCAGATGGTTAG
- the LOC122056609 gene encoding protein ABCI12, chloroplastic-like gives MMALCLTTIFSSSPPRPVQLHGALRRRSSAFSLIRQKVPRPTSTRTLNGALFISCSVADRNGGKDRTAAAAAAGGGGGEVEPIWAALIPRGVGVGPEKVLRLIAGATSSPICQFIESPRTFLHSVDPRIKLAWLLALVILPARSHIYMRLGLVLYLTVLSIWILPNRIWMDQLGRVALLSGILFIMLGFGSDTVPSLAQLRTPPPSITGLPNVPSSLGSYSYTIMKLGPLQFTRKGLSVASTSACLSFTIFQSASLCLTTTMPEQIASALRWFMAPLSLLGTPVSEIILTLLLSLRFISLVFDEVRSAALGIIARRICWHQLTLMETLDVFFLYVGRIFKNIFSHAEQISKAMIARGFRGDCDSHKIYLFSDSSLGFVDFLSIFCLLSLIGAAILSEQLLV, from the exons ATGATGGCGTTGTGTCTCACTACcatcttttcctcttctcctcctcggCCGGTGCAGCTACACGGCGCCCTTCGTCGCCGCTCCTCCGCTTTTTCCCTGATCCGGCAGAAGGTTCCGAGGCCTACCTCGACCAGAACTTTGAATGGCGCCCTTTTCATCAGCTGCTCGGTGGCAGATCGGAACGGCGGAAAGGACCgaactgctgctgctgctgctgctggtgGTGGTGGAGGAGAGGTGGAACCGATATGGGCAGCGTTGATCCCACGCGGCGTCGGGGTTGGGCCCGAGAAGGTCCTCAGACTCATTGCCGGGGCTACTTCCAGCCCTATCTGCCAGTTCATCGAGTCTCCACGCACTTTTCTCCACTCCGTTGATCCTCGTATCAAATTG GCATGGTTGTTGGCCCTTGTTATCTTACCAGCAAGATCACATATCTATATGCGCCTCGGTTTGGTCTTGTATCTTACTGTACTGTCAATCTGGATCCTTCCAAATCGTATTTGGATG GATCAATTGGGCAGAGTGGCATTGCTTTCAGGAATTTTGTTCATCATGCTGGGATTTGGTTCAGATACTGTACCCTCACTTGCCCAGTTGAGAACTCCTCCACCATCCATTACGGGACTCCCAAACGTTCCATCATCCTTAGGAAGCTACTCATATACAATCATGAAGCTAGGTCCACTGCAATTTACAAGGAAAGGATTATCAGTGGCTAGTACATCGGCTTGTTTATCCTTCACT ATCTTCCAAAGTGCAAGCCTGTGCTTAACAACGACAATGCCTGAGCAAATTGCTTCTGCTCTTCGATGGTTTATGGCCCCTCTGTCTCTATTGGGTACCCCGGTATCCGAGATAATACTTACTCTCCTGCTTTCTTTAAGATTCATTAGTCTGGTCTTTGATGAG GTACGGAGTGCTGCGTTAGGTATTATTGCACGTCGCATATGCTGGCATCAGTTAACACTAATGGAAACATTGGATG TTTTCTTTCTATATGTTGGCCGGATTTTCAAAAACATATTTAGTCACGCAGAGCAAATTTCCAAG GCCATGATCGCTAGAGGTTTCCGCGGTGACTGTGATTCACACAAGATTTACCTCTTCTCTGATTCCTCACTTGGTTTTGTTGATTTCCTCTCGATATTTTGCCTTCTCAGTCTAATCGGTGCAGCTATATTGTCAGAGCAGCTCCTTGTTTAA